The proteins below come from a single Phorcysia thermohydrogeniphila genomic window:
- the hflX gene encoding GTPase HflX, protein MELEKEKVAIIAVKRPKEEIDVEELKGLVEALGGEVVQTVIQKRRAFSPSTYIGKGKTAEIDTENATLIVAYHPLSYSQKRNLEELTGLPVIDRTEVILEIFARRARTKEAKLQVELAKAYYQLSHLRGKGKELSRLGGGVGTRGPGETKTEVEARAIRRKIHKLKEELEEVIKRQELIRESRKRKNFKTVAVVGYTNVGKSTLVKALTRKDVFIKDIPFATLDVKTGSLYLDGETVLISDTVGFIRNLPHELVASFRATLGEVKEADLLLIVFDISSEKLEEELRSVEQVLKKLKSWDKPKIFVANKIDKVTDSYEKAEKLYELVAGKLPETESSVVFISAKKGWGLDKLKEEIRKKLPSYVQ, encoded by the coding sequence ATGGAGTTAGAGAAGGAAAAAGTAGCCATAATTGCCGTAAAAAGGCCAAAAGAAGAAATAGATGTAGAGGAACTAAAGGGCTTAGTAGAAGCCCTCGGTGGTGAAGTTGTCCAGACGGTCATCCAGAAAAGAAGGGCTTTCTCACCTTCAACCTACATAGGTAAAGGTAAAACTGCCGAGATAGACACGGAAAATGCTACGCTCATCGTCGCCTACCATCCCCTCTCATACTCCCAGAAGAGAAACCTTGAAGAGCTCACAGGGTTACCTGTAATAGACCGAACAGAGGTTATCTTAGAGATATTCGCAAGGAGGGCAAGGACAAAGGAAGCAAAGTTACAGGTTGAGCTCGCAAAGGCCTACTACCAGCTCTCACACCTAAGGGGAAAAGGTAAGGAGCTCTCCCGTCTTGGAGGTGGAGTCGGAACGAGGGGTCCCGGTGAGACGAAGACGGAAGTAGAAGCAAGGGCTATAAGGAGAAAGATTCACAAACTAAAGGAAGAGCTTGAGGAGGTCATAAAAAGACAAGAACTAATAAGGGAAAGCAGGAAGAGAAAGAACTTTAAAACCGTTGCAGTAGTTGGATACACGAACGTAGGAAAGTCAACCCTCGTTAAAGCCCTAACGAGGAAGGATGTCTTTATAAAGGACATTCCATTTGCCACCCTTGACGTTAAAACGGGCTCCCTTTACCTTGACGGTGAAACGGTTCTCATCTCAGATACTGTTGGTTTCATCCGAAACCTTCCCCACGAGCTCGTAGCCTCATTTAGGGCAACCCTCGGAGAGGTAAAGGAGGCCGACCTACTTCTCATAGTCTTTGACATCTCATCGGAAAAACTTGAAGAGGAGTTAAGGTCTGTTGAGCAGGTTCTCAAAAAGTTAAAGAGCTGGGATAAACCCAAAATTTTCGTGGCTAACAAAATAGACAAGGTAACTGATTCTTACGAGAAAGCGGAGAAGCTCTACGAGCTCGTCGCCGGAAAGCTCCCAGAAACCGAATCTTCCGTAGTTTTCATCTCTGCCAAAAAAGGCTGGGGACTTGATAAATTAAAGGAAGAGATAAGAAAAAAACTGCCATCTTATGTTCAGTAA
- a CDS encoding YbaB/EbfC family nucleoid-associated protein, producing MFKGGMGNLNQLMKMAKQLQMQAVKLKEEIENREFTGTAGGGAVKVVAKGSGEVISVEISQELIDSGDREMIQDLIVIAVNQALKEARDTLGREMEKLTGGLGIDLGGLF from the coding sequence ATGTTTAAAGGCGGAATGGGAAACCTGAACCAGCTAATGAAGATGGCCAAACAGCTACAGATGCAGGCTGTAAAGCTCAAGGAGGAGATTGAGAACCGGGAGTTTACCGGAACTGCCGGTGGAGGTGCTGTAAAGGTTGTTGCTAAGGGCTCTGGGGAGGTTATCTCTGTTGAGATATCCCAAGAGCTGATAGATTCCGGCGACAGGGAAATGATTCAGGACTTAATTGTCATTGCAGTTAATCAGGCTTTAAAAGAGGCCAGAGACACCCTCGGAAGGGAAATGGAGAAACTAACAGGTGGTCTTGGAATAGACTTGGGAGGTCTTTTTTGA